From the Acidimicrobiales bacterium genome, the window TCGGACACTAGACGCAGGCGCTACGTTTTCTTCTCGTGCCGAACGCAGCCGCCACCACCGCAGAACTCCAGGCCACCCCCTACACGCGGGGCACCAAGGTGCGCTTGGTCGACGACATCCCCGGCTACCCCGCGGGCAGCAAGGGCAAGGTCGCCGTCGCCAACGGGTTCGCCTGGCAGCGTTACTGGGTCCGCTTCGACGATGGCAAGAGCGTGGGCCACATCGACCACGGCAGCCTGGTGAAGGCGAAGGACTACGACCGCTTCCTCGTGCAGCGCGAACGTGAGGCGATCGAGGCCGAGCAAGCCGCCGAGGCGGCCGCGTCGGCTCCCGCCGGCGGCGAGGCCAGCGGCGGCACCACGGCCGCGGCCGGTGGCAGCGTCGAGGTCAACGGCGTGGTGATCCCGCAGCGCCTGCTCGACGCCAGCGCTGCCGCCCGGGCCCGCCTCGGCGCCTGACCCCGTCCACGAGCGACGGCTGGCCCCGTTCTGAACTAGCGGGTCTTCGGAGCGATCCGAGCGCCGGAGGCGAACGATTCGGCGCCGGCTTCCATCCCGGCGCGATCGAAGCCGGTCGTGAGGATGGCCGGAGCCATGGCGATCGCGTTCAGGCGCCCCATGTCGTTGGCGGCCCAGATGGCGCGCATCGTCGCCTGCACGGCCACGGGCGGCTGGGCCGCGATCGCGTCGGCGACCCACTTCGCCCGTTCGCGCAACTCCCCCGCCGGGCAGACCTCGCTGACCAGACCGATGCGGTGCGCGGTCTCCGCCGACATGCGCTCGTAGTTGCCGAGCAACGACATGCGCAGCACCTCGCCGAGCGGCATGCGTTGCAGCATCTTGATCGGCTCGTAGACGGCAGCCATGCCATAGGTGACGTGCGGGTCGAAGAAGGTGGCGTGGTCGGCAGCGAGGATCACGTCGGCCTCGGCGATCATGTAGAACGCGCCGCCGGCCGCCATGCCGTTGACCGCACAGATCACCGGCTTCCACAGATCGCAGGCCTTGGGCCCGAGGTTGTCGCCCGGATCGTCGTACATGAAGTTGTTGGACGTGCCGTAGAGGCCGGCGCTGTCGTCGAGAGCGGTGAACTCGCCCTCGTTGCGATCGATCCCGACGCAGAACGCCTTGTCGCCGGCGGCGGTGAGGACGATCGCCCGCACGTCGTCGTCGCGCCGGAACGCCTCCCACGTCTCGCGCATCTCGCGCTCCATCGTCGGGCTGAAGGCGTTGTAGGCCTCGGGACGATTGATGGTCACCCACGCCACATGACCGTCCATCTCGACGGTGAGGGTTTCCAGCTTCGACGGGTCGTAGGTCATGGCGTCCAATCTCTCAGTCGGGCGACGGCTTCTGCCACATCCGCCTCGACACCGGCAAACGAGAATCGCACGAACCGGTGGCCGTCGACCGGATCGAAGTCGACACCAGGTGTGGCCGCAACGCCGAGTTCGGCGAGCCAGCGGGCGCACAGCGCCTGCGAGTCGTCGGCGAGATGGTCGGTCCGGGCCCACACGTAGAAGGCGCCGTCGGCCGGAGCGAGGCGATCGATCCCCGCGTGCGGGAGACCTTCGAGGAGGATTCGGCGGTTGCGGGCGTAGCGGGCGACGTTGGCCTCGCACTCGTCGTGGCTGTCGAAGGCGGCGACTGCGGCCAGTTGCGAGAGCGTCGGCGCGGCGATCGTGAGATTCTGCCCGATCCGGGTCAGCGCGGTTCGCAACACCGGAGGGGCGATCAACCAGCCCAGGCGCCATCCGGTCATCGAGAAGTACTTCGAGAAGCTGTTGATCACGATCGCGTCGGAATCGAACTGGAGCGCGGTTGGGGCCGATTCCCCGAAGGTGATGCCGTGATAGATCTCGTCGGAAACGAACCAGACGTCGTGGTCGCGGCACCAGGCGGTGATCCCGTCCATGCGTTCGGCGTCGAGCATCGTGCCCGTCGGGTTCGACGGCGACGAGAGCACCAGTCCGTCGAACGGTCCGAGCTCGTCGAGCTGTGCGACCGTCGGCTGGAACCGCGTCTCGATCGTCGTGGGCAGATCGACGACCTCCACGCCGAGCACCTCGAGCGCGTTGCGGTAGCAGGGGTAACCGGGCGACGGCACCACGACGCGATCGCCCGGATCGAACGCGGCCATGAACGCAGCAACGAACGCGCCCGACGCCCCGACGGTCAGCATGACCGCATCGGGATCGACCGTCGTCCGGTACCAGTCGAGATAGTGCTCGGCGATCCGCCGCCGCAGGGGCTCGATGCCGGTGGCGGTCGTGTAGCCGAGCACGTCGTCGTCGAGCGCCCGGTGCGCGGCCTCGCGCACGGGTGAAGGCGCCGGGGTCGACGGCTGACCCACCTCGAGATGGAGTACCTCATGACCGGCGGCGATGCGCAGCTCTGCGGCCCGCATGACCTCCATCACGTAGAACGGGGCGATGTCGGCCCGGGTGGCGGGGCGACGACTCACCGTCTCGGGCCGATCGACGGACGTTGGAGCCAGGACCGCACCGCCACCTCGACGGCGTCGGGCTGTTCGGGCAGAAGCGCATGGCCGGCATTGTCGACCGTGACCATCGTGGCGCGATCGCCGAACTCCTCACAGATCCGGTGCGCGTTCTCGGGCACGGCCATCACGTCCTGGAGCGGCTGCACGACCAGCAGGTCCTTTCCGCCCGCTCCCCACCAGTGCTCGACCGCCTGCTTCGTCGTCGCCGCGGCCTGGCCCGCCGCCGCGGTCGCGTGCCATCCGTCGACCCACACCGCGGCATCGTTCCCGGGCGCGAAGAAGGCGCTCGCGACCGCGGCGAGGTGGTCCTCCTCGGACGCCTCGGCATCGAAGACCTGCCGGAGCGCGGCCGCATGCTCAGGCGCCGGCGGCACCAACCCACCGCAGCAGAGCAGCACCACGGTGTCGACGAGGTGCGGGTAGTCGGTCGCGGTCATACGGGCCACCCGGTTCCCGAAGGCATGCCCGACGATGGTGACCGGACCGCCGACCACTGCCTGGATGACGGCGGCGGCGTCGGCGGCCAGGTCGGCCATCGTGAGATCGGTGAGATCCCCGGTCGAGCCACCGATGCCCCGCGGCTCGGGGTGGATGGCGTGGTAGCCGGCTCGGGCCAGCCGCAAGGCGAGGTCGTCGAAGTCGGCCGCCCCGCGCCCGAGCGACGGGATCATCACGACCGGTTCGCCGTCGCCGTACTCGTGCACCTCGATCGGGCCGGCCGGACCGGCGACGGTGGTCGTGCGGCGAAACCCGACGGCGTCGTGGGAGGCCTGCACCATGGCGACGACGGCATCGAGTTCGGGATCCGGCTCGGCCTCCTTCAACACCCGCCCGAGGAATCCGAGCGCATCGACGGTTCTGGCCATGAGCGTGTGACCGACGTGGTCGGCACCGCGCACCGACCGGTACTCGTGACGCAGGCCGATGTCGAACAGCCGTCGATGGAGCGCCTCGGCGCCGTGGTACAGATCGAACATGTCCTCGTCGCCACACTCGAGGTAGATCGCCAACCCATGGGCCGCGATGTCGACCGCATGCTCCTCCATCACCGCGATGGGGTGGTTGTGACGGAACCGTGCCGCGTCGACGGGATCACCGAAGAGCTCCGACAGGGCGTCGTGCCGATACGCGGTGTCGCGCCGTCGGACGCTGTCCCACTCGGCGGTCGGTTCGATGGCCGGCTCGATCGCGACGACCGCAGCAACGCGCTCCGGATGTCGGAACGCCATCCGCAGGGCCCCCATGCCGCCCATCGAGATGCCGCCGACCGCCACGACATCACCCGCGTCGAAGACCTCTCCCACATGTGCGATGAGCTCGCCGGTCAGCATCGACTCCCACCCCGAGTCCTCCCCGATGCCGTCGAGCCAGAACGAGCGGGTCGAGTGCGGCATGACGACCCGCAGCGGCGGGAGGGTTTCAGCGGCCCAGCATGCCTCGAATGCCGGTGCCGTGACTGCGGCGAAGTTGCCGGGCCCGTTGCCGCCATGGAGCCAGATGAGGACCGGTGCGCCGGCCGGCAGATCCTCCGGCTCCAACACCTCGTAGGTCACGGGCGAAGGAACGAGATTGCTCGGCATCTCGTGGCGGGTCAGGACGGAGGCACTCATGGCGCCGATCCTGCCACGTCGCACGCCGTCGGCGGTACGGTGTGCGCCCGTGGCAAGGCTCTTCGGGATCTGTGGCGGCTCGGGCGCCGGGAAGACCACGCTCGCCGTTCAGCTGATCCAGCGGCTCGGACCCGAACGGGTCTCGGCACTGGCCTTCGACGCCTACTACCGCGACCTTTCTCACATCACCATGGACGAGCGGAAGCAGGTCAACTACGACCACCCCGACTCGCTCGACAACGAGCTGTTCGCCGCCCACCTCGCCGAGCTCAGGGCGGGGCGATCGGTCGACGTTCCCGAATACGACTTCGCGACCCACACCCGCCCCGGCGGAACCATCCGGGTCGAAGCCCGCGAGGTCGTGATCGTCGAAGGCATTCTCCTGTTCTGCTTCCCCGGCATCCACGAACTCCTCGACCACGCGGTCTTCATCGACGTCCCCGAACACATTCGCCTCGAGCGTCGGATCCGTCGCGACGTCGCCGAACGGGGCCGCGATGCCGACGACGTCCGCCGCCAGTTCGCCGAGTTCGTCGCACCGATGCACGACGAGTACGTCCAGCCGTTCCGGGAGCGGGCCCACCGCGTCGTGACCGTCGACGAGGACCTCCACCGGGTCGCCGACGAAGTCGTCGGCCAGCTCCGCGTCTGATCGCCACAGCCGGCCCCGGCCGACATCCGCGGCGGCGTAGCTCAGGCGGTGAATGCCCCGACGGTCTCGACGTGGGACGTGCCGGGGAACATGTCGACGACGGTCATCCGGTCGAGGGTCATGCCGGCATCGATCAGCCGCTTCGCATCGTTGGCGAAGGCCGACGGGTCGCAGCTCACCAGGACGAACAGACCCGGTTCGGCCCGCAGGAGCGACCTGACGCCGTCCTTGCCGAGCCCTTCCCGGGCAGGGTCGGCGATCACGACCGCGGCAGGGCTGGGCCGCCAGCGTTCGACCGACGACGCGATGATCTTGGTGTCGGGGTCGGTGAGGTTGACCCGGGCATCGGCGATGGAGTCCTTGCCCCGCTCGATGGCGTGGACCTGACGACCGCGCCCGATCGTGCCGGCGAAGATGCCGACTCCCGCATAGGCATCGACGAGCGGCCCGTCGCCACCGAGGGCGGACACCATCTCACCGACCTCGTCGACGAGCGCGTCGACTCCTGCCGGCCGGTTCTGGAAGAACGATCGGGCCGACACACGCCAGCGACGCCCGCCGGCCTCCTCGTGGATCCACGCCCGCTTCCCCTTGGCGAGTTCGTCGGCGCCGACCAAGAGCACGTCGTCGGGCAACTCGACCCCGAAGCTGCTGCCTTCGACCATGACGAGGCGCTCGCCGGTGCGAGAACCCACCCGGATCGTGATCTCGTTCGCATCACCGAATCGACCGTCGACGAGGAGCTGCTCGGCGATCGGGTCGACGGCATCGCAGACCTCGGGAATCACGATGTCGTGGGAGCCGCGGATCCGATAGCCGGCCCGACCGTCGACCACCGCCGCCCGCACCGTCGTGCGACCCTGATCGTCGTCGAGGGAACGCAGCGCTGCGTCGGGTGCATCGACCTCGGCCCGCACCAGCTGGTCGATGACCATCGACGACTTCATGCGCAGCTGGGCGTCGGGCGCCACGTGCAACAGATCGCAACCGCCGCAGCCTTCGAGCTGATGGGTACACGGCACCGCCACCCGTTCGGGCGACGGGTCGATGACCCGCACCACGCGGGCGCGAGACCATCGCTTGTCGACCCTGATGAGCTCCACCAGCACCGTCTCGCCGGCGAGCGCGCCTTCGACGAAGACGATTCGGCCATCGTCGGCTCGGGCCACTCCGGCCCCGTCACGCGCCGTCGCGGAGACATGCAGTTCCACGGGCAGGACGGTATCGCCACGCTGCCCGGATGCTCCTCGCGCGTGCACCTCCCGCGATTAGGGTCGACCGTGTGAATCGCCCCATCGAGATCGCTCCGTCCATCCTCCCCGCCGATTTCGCCCGCCTCGGCGAGGAGTGCATCGAGCTCGAGAAGGCCGGTGCCGATCGCATCCACTGGGATGTGATGGACGGCGTGTTCGTCCCCAACATCACGGTCGGACCCGACGTGGTGAAGAGCATCCGCCCGCTTCTGTCCATCCACTTCGAAGCACATCTCATGGTGGTGAAGCCCGACGAGATCGCGCCCCTCTACATCGAGGCGGGCTGCGAGACGGTCATGGTCCACGCCGAGGCCTGCACCCATCTCCACCGGTCGCTCGGCAACATCCGCAAGGAAGGCGCTCGCAGCGGGGTCGTGCTCAATCCCCACACGCCGGCCGCCGCGATCCGACACGTCCTCGACCAGACCGACCACATCCTCGTGATGACCGTCAACCCGGGCTTCGGCGGACAGGCCTACATCCCCCTGCTCGACAAGATCGCCGAACTGCACGCGATGGTCGATGCGAGCGGATACCCGATCGACATCGAGATCGACGGCGGCATCAGTGCCGCCACCATCGGCGAATGCGCGGCCGCCGGGGCCAACGTCTTCGTCAGCGGTTCGGCGCTGTTCAAGTACGACGACAAGTCCGAAGGCATCACCGAACTGCGTTCGGTCGCCGAGGCGGCCCGCTCGTGAGCTTCTACGACGAGCACCACATCGAGTTGCAGGAACGGTTCGAGAGCCGCGATCTCGCGGTGGCCATGGAGTTCTCGATCATCCAACCCCAGCTCAACGACGAAGCGATGGCGTTCATCGCCGATCGCGAGTTCTTCTTCCTGTCGACGCTGCGAGCCGACGGCCAGCCGACCGTCTCGCACAAGGGAGGCCCCCGCGGCTTCGTCAGGGTCGTCGACCCCACGACACTGGTGTTCCCCAGCTACGACGGCAACGGGATGTTCCTGTCGATGGGCAACATCGCCGCCACCGCGAAGATCGGCATGCTCTTCATCGACTTCGAGGTCCCCAACCGCGTTCGCGTGCACGCCGACGCCACCGTCAGCGCCGACGACCCGATGCTCGCCGAGTTCCCGGGTGCCCAGCTCGTGGTCCGGGCCACGGTGACCGAGTCGTTCATCAACTGTCCCCGCTACATCGTCAAGCACCAGCGCGTCGCGGCGTCCCCCTACGTGCCCGATGCCGACGGCAACGCGCCCGTCCCCGCGTGGAAGAAGATCGAAGACTTGCGGCCCTTCCTGCGGCCGCAGGATCAGGGCCGCGTCGAAGACGGCGGCGAATCGGTCACCATCGAGGAATATGCCGAACTGGTGAAGCGCGGCGAAGCCTGACCTCCGAGGAGGGTCAGATCATCTCACCGCGCTTGACGATGACATGGTCGATGATGCCGTAGTCCTTCGCCTGTTCGGCGGTGAACCAACGGTCCCGGTCGGAGTCGGCCTCGATCTGCTCGACGGTCTGACCGGTGTGGAAGGCGATGCGCTCCTGGAGCAGCTTCTTGGTGTAGGCCATCTGCTCGGCCTGGATCGCGATGTCGGTGGCCTGGCCCTGCACACCGCCGAGGGGTTGGTGCATCATGATCCGGGCATGGGGCAGGGCGTAGCGCTTGCCCGGGGCGCCGGCGCAGAGCAGGAACTGGCCCATCGAGGCGCCCATGCCCATGCAGATGGTGCCGACTTCACAGTCGACGAACTGCATCGTGTCGTAGATCGCCATGCCGGCCGAGACGGACCCGCCAGGAGAGTTGATGTAGAGCCAGATCGGCTTTTCCTTGTCCTGACCTTCGAGGTACAGGAGCTGGGCCGTGATGTAGTTGGCGATGTCGTCGTTGACATCGGTGCCGAGGACCACGATGCGGTCCTGGAGCAGACGGTGGTAGATGTCGGTCTGCGGGTTGGCCACCGCGCTGGAAGCCATGAACTGAGCGTTCTCGGGGAGCTGCGTCATGGAGCGAAGGGTACCGTCATCCATCGCTAGCCTGGCGGCATCGCTCCAACCGGTAGCTGGAGCGGCCACGCGGACGTGGTGGAATTGGCAGACACGCCAGGTTTAGGTCCTGGTGCCCGAAAGGGTGTGGGAGTTCAAGTCTCCCCGTCCGCACGCAAGCCGAGGCGGTGGGCGGCGGCGTCGACCTGATGGGCGAACAGGTCGTCGGCGTCGTCGAACACGTTGGCGAACTGACCGAAGAGCTCGAAGTTGAGCATGCCGAAGAGCTCGGTCCACGCGCCCACGCCGGCCAGCATCAGTGCGTCGTCGGCCCGCCCGCCCACCTGGCTGCGCATGGTGGCCAGCTGGGCCGACAGGCCGGCGGACACGGCGCCGCCGGTCTCGGGCGCTCGCGAACCGGTCGCCGAGATGTCGTCGAGCAACGCCAGCAGCAGGATCGGGACTCGTGTCGCCGGGTCGATGGTGTCGTCGGGGGCGGCATAGCCAGGGACCGGCGAACCGTAGATCAACGCGTATTCGTGGGGATTCTCGAGGGCCCAGGATCGGGCTGCGTGGGCGACGCTGCGCCAGCGGCCGAGAAGGTCGGTGGGGTCGACTGCGGCGTGCGCCCGCTCGCAGGCGTCGCCGAGTGCGTCGTAGGACTCGATGATGAGCGCGGTCAACAGCGCGTCCCGACTCGGGAAGTAGCGATAGATCGCCGACGACGCCATCCCGAGATCGCGCGACACCGCCCGCAGGGAGAGGGCCGCTGCGCCGTGGTCCGCGAGCTGATTGCGGGCGCTGCGGGTGATCTCGGCGACGAGCTCGGCCCGGGCCCGAGCCCGGACGCCGACGCTGGCGCTGGTGGAGGGGTCGGCATCGGTCACGGCACCATCATGCGACATTTCGAGAGCATTGGCAACAAACGAGAGCACTGCTCTTGACAGGCGGCCCGAACGGGCGCACAGTGCATTCGAGAGCACTGCTCTCGTTCAAGAACACCACTCACACCAGGAGAATCCCATGTCGCTTCACGTGATCGTCGGCGCCGGTGCCGTCGGATCGGGCACCGCCCGGCGCCTCGCCGAAGCGGGCCACGACGTCCGTCTCGTCACCCGCTCGGGCAGCGGACCCGACCACCCCGCCATCGAGCGCGTCGCCGCCGATGCATCGGACGCAGCTCGGCTCACCGAACTCACCACGGATGCCCATTCGCTCTACAACTGTGCCAACCCGCCCTACCACCAGTGGGCGACCGCCTGGCCCCCGCTCGGCGCCGCCTTCCTGGCCGCGGCCGAAGCGACCGGGGCCCGACTCGTCACGATGAGCAATCTCTACGGCTTCGCCGCCGGTGCGAGTCCCATGCGGGCCACCGATCCGCTGGCGCCCGGCAGCCGCAAGGGGCGGATCCGCACCGACATGTGGCACGACGCCCTGAGGGCCCACGACGCCGGCCGCATCCGGGCGACCGAGGTGCGGGCGTCGGACTATGTCGGCCCCGGCCTCGGCGAGACCAGTCACCTCGGCGATCGCGTCGTGCCCCGCGTGCTCGCGGGCAGGCGCGTGTCGCTCCTGGGTCCGGCCGACGTGATCCACAGCTGGTCCTACATCGGCGACGTGTGCCAGACCCTCGCCACGCTCGGCACCGACGACCGCTCGCTCGGACGGGCCTGGCACGTGCCGACCCTTCCCGCGGTCACCGCCAGGACGATGATCGATGCGATGGCCGACGCGGCCGGCCTGCCCCATGTCGGCGTCGGCCGGATTCCTCGACCCGCCCTGCGGGTCGCCGGTCTCGTCTCCCCCGTCATCCGGGAGCTGTGGGAGATGCGCTACCAGTTCGACGCCCCGTTCGTGATCGACGCAGCCGACACCACCGCGGTGTTCGGGCTCGAACCCACACCGCTCGACCGCCAGATCGCCGAGACACTCGACGCCTACCGGAATCCCGCGGTCGCCCCCTGAGGACGCTGCCCCGACCGGGATCCACGCCGCTCTCTCGCTACGCGCCCGCCCGGCGGTCGGTATGGGTCAGCGCCTCGGCCAGCGCCCGGAACGCACGACCACGATGGCTGATCTCGTGCTTCTCGGCGCCCATCTCGGCGAACGAGCGACCGTCGCGCTCGAGCGGCACGAAGACCGGGTCGTAGCCGAACCCTCCACTGCCCTGACGGGCCGGCGCGATCACGCCTTCCACGACGCCCTCGACGCTCAGCTCCGTGCCATCGGGCCACACCACCATGACCACCGTGCGGAACCGAGCCGTGCGCTGTTCGGGGGTGAGGGCGCCGACCCGGTCCAGCTCGTCGAGGAGCCGCTGCACGTTGTCGTCGTACGTCGCGTCGTCGCCGGCGTAGCGGGCCGAGTAGACGCCGGGCGCGCCGTCGAGCGCGTCGACCTCGAGGCCCGTGTCGTCACTCACCGCGGCCGCGCCTGCCGCCGCGCACACCGCGACCGCCTTGAGTCGGGCATTGCCTTCGAGATCGGGGGCATCCTCGACCACATCGGCCAGCCCCTCCGGACGAGGGAGCAGGTCGACCAGACCCTCGAGCACGAGCGCGATCTCGGCGACCTTGTCGGGGTTGGCGCTCGCGCAGACGAGGCGAGGCAGAGCGAGGGCCTCCACGGTCAGCGTCCGGGTGTCCGCGGGGAGGGAGCCTCGGCCAGCACCGCGCGCTGGGCGGCCGTGATCGTGGCGATCCCGGACTCGGCCAGGTCGAGCAATGCGTCGAGTTCGGCGCGGCTGAACGTATTGCCCTCGGCCGTTCCCTGCACCTCGATCAGCTCACCGTTGCCGGCCATGATCACGTTGAAGTCGACATCGGCCGTCGAGTCCTCCGGATAGGGCAGGTCGAGGACAGGGCGCCCGTCGACGATGCCGACGGAGATGGCGGCACATTCGGTGACCAGGGGATTCTTCGGAATCGCCCCGCCCTGCACCAGACGCTCGCAGGCATCGTGCAGGGCGACATAGGCGCCACAGATCGACGCAGTGCGGGTACCGCCATCGGCTTGGAGCACGTCGCAGTCGAGGCGGATGGAGTTCTCCCCGAGCGCCCGCATGTCGGTCACGGCCCGCAGCGAGCGCCCGATGAGCCGCTCGATCTCCTGCGTGCGGCCCTTGGCGCCGTTGCGCTCACGATTGACCCGTTCAGGCGAAGACCCCGGCAGCATCGAGTACTCCGCGGTCACCCAGCCCTCGCCCTTGCCCTTCATCCACCGAGGAACGTCCTCCTCGACCGACGCAGTGCACAGCACGCGGGTCTCACCGAAGGTCACGAGGGTCGAGCCCATGGTCATGTTCGTGAAGTCACGGACGAAGGAAAACGGTCGGAGGTCGTCGGGCTGACGGCCGTCGTAGCGAGTGGACACGAAAGTGCGCTCCGGAAGTCGAGGATCAGAACTCGAAGACGGAGCCCGGAAGGGCCACGTCGACCGGGCCACCGTAGGCCGCGGCGGCCTCGTCGCGGTGGGCTTCGGCATCAGACCCCGGAATGAGGTGGGTGAGGACCAGGCGCTTGGCGCCGGCCGCCTCGGCCCGCATCGCCGCTTCTCTGGCGCTCAGGTGCGGGATGCCCTGGCCCTCGAAGCCGCAGAGATGGCTCGCGTCGCAGAACGCGGCATCGGCATCGCGACCGAACTCGTCGAAGTCCCACTCGGGGCCGGTGTCGGAGCTGAACATCACCGACGTGCCGGCCGATTCGACCCGAGCCGCGAGCGTCTCGACCGGATGGTCGGTTCGATCGAACGTCCACCGCTGGTCGGCGATCGTCAGGCGGGCCGACGAGTCGATGACGGTCCAGTCGAAGGGGCTCGGCACGCCGGCAACGGGCACGGCGACCGCAGCGTCCATCTCGGCGGTACGGGCCGTGCCGTAGACGGGAAGGCCCGAACGGGGCACGAACCAGGTGAACACATTGCGCAACACGGGGAGCTCGAGCCAGTGGTCGGGATGGCAGTGGCTGATGACGATCGCCGTGAGGTCCACGAGATCGATCGCCT encodes:
- the rpe gene encoding ribulose-phosphate 3-epimerase, whose protein sequence is MNRPIEIAPSILPADFARLGEECIELEKAGADRIHWDVMDGVFVPNITVGPDVVKSIRPLLSIHFEAHLMVVKPDEIAPLYIEAGCETVMVHAEACTHLHRSLGNIRKEGARSGVVLNPHTPAAAIRHVLDQTDHILVMTVNPGFGGQAYIPLLDKIAELHAMVDASGYPIDIEIDGGISAATIGECAAAGANVFVSGSALFKYDDKSEGITELRSVAEAARS
- a CDS encoding aminotransferase class I/II-fold pyridoxal phosphate-dependent enzyme; translated protein: MSRRPATRADIAPFYVMEVMRAAELRIAAGHEVLHLEVGQPSTPAPSPVREAAHRALDDDVLGYTTATGIEPLRRRIAEHYLDWYRTTVDPDAVMLTVGASGAFVAAFMAAFDPGDRVVVPSPGYPCYRNALEVLGVEVVDLPTTIETRFQPTVAQLDELGPFDGLVLSSPSNPTGTMLDAERMDGITAWCRDHDVWFVSDEIYHGITFGESAPTALQFDSDAIVINSFSKYFSMTGWRLGWLIAPPVLRTALTRIGQNLTIAAPTLSQLAAVAAFDSHDECEANVARYARNRRILLEGLPHAGIDRLAPADGAFYVWARTDHLADDSQALCARWLAELGVAATPGVDFDPVDGHRFVRFSFAGVEADVAEAVARLRDWTP
- a CDS encoding TetR/AcrR family transcriptional regulator, producing the protein MTDADPSTSASVGVRARARAELVAEITRSARNQLADHGAAALSLRAVSRDLGMASSAIYRYFPSRDALLTALIIESYDALGDACERAHAAVDPTDLLGRWRSVAHAARSWALENPHEYALIYGSPVPGYAAPDDTIDPATRVPILLLALLDDISATGSRAPETGGAVSAGLSAQLATMRSQVGGRADDALMLAGVGAWTELFGMLNFELFGQFANVFDDADDLFAHQVDAAAHRLGLRADGET
- a CDS encoding NAD-dependent epimerase/dehydratase family protein; protein product: MSLHVIVGAGAVGSGTARRLAEAGHDVRLVTRSGSGPDHPAIERVAADASDAARLTELTTDAHSLYNCANPPYHQWATAWPPLGAAFLAAAEATGARLVTMSNLYGFAAGASPMRATDPLAPGSRKGRIRTDMWHDALRAHDAGRIRATEVRASDYVGPGLGETSHLGDRVVPRVLAGRRVSLLGPADVIHSWSYIGDVCQTLATLGTDDRSLGRAWHVPTLPAVTARTMIDAMADAAGLPHVGVGRIPRPALRVAGLVSPVIRELWEMRYQFDAPFVIDAADTTAVFGLEPTPLDRQIAETLDAYRNPAVAP
- a CDS encoding TRAM domain-containing protein encodes the protein MELHVSATARDGAGVARADDGRIVFVEGALAGETVLVELIRVDKRWSRARVVRVIDPSPERVAVPCTHQLEGCGGCDLLHVAPDAQLRMKSSMVIDQLVRAEVDAPDAALRSLDDDQGRTTVRAAVVDGRAGYRIRGSHDIVIPEVCDAVDPIAEQLLVDGRFGDANEITIRVGSRTGERLVMVEGSSFGVELPDDVLLVGADELAKGKRAWIHEEAGGRRWRVSARSFFQNRPAGVDALVDEVGEMVSALGGDGPLVDAYAGVGIFAGTIGRGRQVHAIERGKDSIADARVNLTDPDTKIIASSVERWRPSPAAVVIADPAREGLGKDGVRSLLRAEPGLFVLVSCDPSAFANDAKRLIDAGMTLDRMTVVDMFPGTSHVETVGAFTA
- a CDS encoding enoyl-CoA hydratase/isomerase family protein, whose translation is MTYDPSKLETLTVEMDGHVAWVTINRPEAYNAFSPTMEREMRETWEAFRRDDDVRAIVLTAAGDKAFCVGIDRNEGEFTALDDSAGLYGTSNNFMYDDPGDNLGPKACDLWKPVICAVNGMAAGGAFYMIAEADVILAADHATFFDPHVTYGMAAVYEPIKMLQRMPLGEVLRMSLLGNYERMSAETAHRIGLVSEVCPAGELRERAKWVADAIAAQPPVAVQATMRAIWAANDMGRLNAIAMAPAILTTGFDRAGMEAGAESFASGARIAPKTR
- a CDS encoding ATP-dependent Clp protease proteolytic subunit — protein: MASSAVANPQTDIYHRLLQDRIVVLGTDVNDDIANYITAQLLYLEGQDKEKPIWLYINSPGGSVSAGMAIYDTMQFVDCEVGTICMGMGASMGQFLLCAGAPGKRYALPHARIMMHQPLGGVQGQATDIAIQAEQMAYTKKLLQERIAFHTGQTVEQIEADSDRDRWFTAEQAKDYGIIDHVIVKRGEMI
- a CDS encoding pyridoxamine 5'-phosphate oxidase family protein, whose amino-acid sequence is MSFYDEHHIELQERFESRDLAVAMEFSIIQPQLNDEAMAFIADREFFFLSTLRADGQPTVSHKGGPRGFVRVVDPTTLVFPSYDGNGMFLSMGNIAATAKIGMLFIDFEVPNRVRVHADATVSADDPMLAEFPGAQLVVRATVTESFINCPRYIVKHQRVAASPYVPDADGNAPVPAWKKIEDLRPFLRPQDQGRVEDGGESVTIEEYAELVKRGEA
- the rdgB gene encoding RdgB/HAM1 family non-canonical purine NTP pyrophosphatase, whose amino-acid sequence is MEALALPRLVCASANPDKVAEIALVLEGLVDLLPRPEGLADVVEDAPDLEGNARLKAVAVCAAAGAAAVSDDTGLEVDALDGAPGVYSARYAGDDATYDDNVQRLLDELDRVGALTPEQRTARFRTVVMVVWPDGTELSVEGVVEGVIAPARQGSGGFGYDPVFVPLERDGRSFAEMGAEKHEISHRGRAFRALAEALTHTDRRAGA
- a CDS encoding alpha/beta fold hydrolase; the protein is MSASVLTRHEMPSNLVPSPVTYEVLEPEDLPAGAPVLIWLHGGNGPGNFAAVTAPAFEACWAAETLPPLRVVMPHSTRSFWLDGIGEDSGWESMLTGELIAHVGEVFDAGDVVAVGGISMGGMGALRMAFRHPERVAAVVAIEPAIEPTAEWDSVRRRDTAYRHDALSELFGDPVDAARFRHNHPIAVMEEHAVDIAAHGLAIYLECGDEDMFDLYHGAEALHRRLFDIGLRHEYRSVRGADHVGHTLMARTVDALGFLGRVLKEAEPDPELDAVVAMVQASHDAVGFRRTTTVAGPAGPIEVHEYGDGEPVVMIPSLGRGAADFDDLALRLARAGYHAIHPEPRGIGGSTGDLTDLTMADLAADAAAVIQAVVGGPVTIVGHAFGNRVARMTATDYPHLVDTVVLLCCGGLVPPAPEHAAALRQVFDAEASEEDHLAAVASAFFAPGNDAAVWVDGWHATAAAGQAAATTKQAVEHWWGAGGKDLLVVQPLQDVMAVPENAHRICEEFGDRATMVTVDNAGHALLPEQPDAVEVAVRSWLQRPSIGPRR
- the udk gene encoding uridine kinase, which produces MARLFGICGGSGAGKTTLAVQLIQRLGPERVSALAFDAYYRDLSHITMDERKQVNYDHPDSLDNELFAAHLAELRAGRSVDVPEYDFATHTRPGGTIRVEAREVVIVEGILLFCFPGIHELLDHAVFIDVPEHIRLERRIRRDVAERGRDADDVRRQFAEFVAPMHDEYVQPFRERAHRVVTVDEDLHRVADEVVGQLRV